A segment of the Streptomyces sp. P9-A2 genome:
GATGTTCCAGTACTGCGGGTAGCAGGAGCGGGTGTTGGTGTCCTGCGGAGCGTTGATGACGCTGCTGCGCACGCACTCCTCCGACGACAGCGTGACCCTCGTCAGGGCACCGGTCTCCGAGGTGACGGTCAAGATGCGCGGCCGTCGCAGAGGGAGGATGTCGTCGGTACCGTCGACCCGGTTTGGCCGCATCTGATAGGTGAAAGCGATCGGTTCGTTGACGATCTCGGTGCCCGCCTTGGCCGTACGGCGGATCGACATCAGGGCCAGGGTCTGGTCGCTGCTGTCTCCGATGTCGCCGCCGTCCAGGTACTTCTGGGTGAGGTCCCAGGTGTCGACGGCCTTGTAGGCGCTGTCCGCGGCCGACCAGGAGAACGTGTTGATCTGGGTCAGGCGCTTGCGGGTGAAGAAGGCCGGTCCCGCCGCGCTGCACTCCTTGTCACCGTCGGAGCAGATCGCATCGAACGGGACGTCCGGCCAGTTCTTCGCCGTGGCTTTGGTCAGTGAGGAGCAGTCCTCGGCGGTGCAGCGCTCCGCGTGCCCGAAGGTGACCTTCGCGTCGGCGTCGTCGGTGAACAGCGCGCCCTTGCGCAGGCCGTACCTGATCTCCTTCAGGTATCCGCCGCGCGTGTAGGCGGTGTCGGCGGTCTTGGCCTTGTTCTTCTTGTAGTGGTTGGTCTCCTTGGCGTACCAGTAGGTGCCGGCATTGCCGCGGGTGGTCTCGGCGTAGTCGAGGTTCCAGCGCCAGGCCTGGGTCAGCGCGCGGTCGCCGAAGGCGTCGCCCGCGCTGTAGCCGGGTTCACCGCTGTCGTCGCCGAAGACCGGGACGGTCCACACGGAGTTGGTGCGCTGGTCCGACGCGCCGTCGAGCTTGTTCAGGCCGAAGACGTACCTCGTGCCGTCCCCGGTGACGACGGTCCAGTACTCGCCGTCGTTGTCGCCGTTGTCGGCGCCGGTGCTCCGGGTCACCTTCGAGGCGTCGTCGTCCTCCAGGCGCCAGCGTCCGGTGTCGTCGTCCTTGATCAGGCGGCTGGACTTGCCGTTGAGCACAAGGCGCGCGTTGTCGTACTTCCAGCAGCGGTCGAACACGTCCGCGTGGCCGTCGTCGTCGCAGCTGCCGTAGGCCCGCTCGATGTAGGACTCGGTGAGGCCGAAGCCCTCACCGACCGCGGTGCCCTGGTTGTTGGTGGTCGCCGTACGGCCGTCCACACTGCCCGAGTCGTACGTCAGAGTCAGGGTCGGGGTGGGGTCGGCAGCGGCCGGTGGCAACGGGAACTTGTGCGACCAGGTGAAGGCTCCCGAGCTGCCGCCGGCCTCCCAGGACGAGGCCGCGGACAGCGCGGTCGCCGAGTAGTCGCCGGTACCGGACGGGGACTCGCCGGCGCTCGCCGCGAGGGCGGTGACGGCGAGGACGGTCGGAGCCGCCGTGGCCGCCCGCCGGGTGGTGCCGCCGTCATCGGCCGCGGTGAGACGCGCATCGGCGGACACGGTCCTGGCGGTCCGGTCGTTGTCGGACTCCAGCGGGGTCTGCCGGCGGCACTCGGCCTTGGCCGGCGTGGTCAGCGCACACGCCGGGAGCTGGACGAGACGCAGCCGTCCGGCCCAGTCACCGCCGATCGCGCTGGCGAAGGAGTCGTAGCCGACACTCACGCGCGCGACTCCGGAGGTGTCGGCCTCGGCGGTGAGCAGCACACCGGTGACGCCGGCCCCCTCCGCCGCCTTCTGGTCCAGTACCTTGACGCGCGCCTCGGTGCCGGCCGCGGGCAGCGTCTTCGCCCTGGGCTGCACCGTCACCGGGATGCCGGCCGGTGCGGCAGCGCCCTTGCGTTTGCCGCCGAGGGCGACGACAGCCAGGCCGGCCTCGGGCCAGGTGGCCTGCTGGTCGGTTACCGCCCGCCGCGCCTGCTCCTTATTGGCCTGCCGCATCTCGGTGGCCTGCTGCCGGGCCTTCGCCGCGCCGAGCGTGCGCACCTCCTCGACCTTGCTCACCCGCTGTTCGGGGACGCCCGGTCGCTTCACGGTCCCGGTCGCCGCCTCCGCCAGACCCACGGGTGCCAGCAGCGACAGTGCCACCGCGACAGTCAAGAACCGCACGTCACGACGTAGTAGTGACGCGTTCCTGCCAAGTTTCAATGTTCTGCCCCACCGTTCTTTCCGGCCCATCGGCCGGAACGCGAGTTCCTCAAACCGGGTCGCCGCGCGTTCGCCATGGCAGGTCGCATCGTGGCGCGGCGCACCCGGTCGCGGTGCGGGCGGCGGCCCGTCGGAGCCGCCGCCCGCACCTCACATGCCGTCAGTCACCGACGAGCGTGTCGATCTGGTCCGGGCCCCCCATGGCGCCGGCCCACACCCGGACCTCCTCGATCCGACTGGGCAGGTGGTGCTGCCAGACGCTGTTCGTGAAACCCTTGCCCACGGCGAAGTCGCCCGTTCCCGCCTTGGCGGTGAACATCAGGTCGTCGCCGTTCTGGTTGCGGCCCAGGTAGAGGCCGATCGTGCCGGTCTGGGCGTCGAAGATGCCCGTCAGCCGGACGACGCTGTCGGCCATCGCGCCCTCGTTCGACACGACGGAGCTGAACGTACCGTCGGCGTTCAGCCGGCCGAAGTGCCATTTGCCGGTCGGCACGGTGCGCTCCTCGAGCGTCTCCTCGTCCAGCACCGTCTCCTTGCCGGTGATCTGGTACCAGAGCCCCCAGGCAGAGCCGTCGGCTGTGCGCTGACCGAGGATCTGGCCGGTGTAGCCGACTTTCTTCGCCGCCAGCTTGGCGCCGTCCAGCTCGGCCCTCGTGGTCACCGTGAACGAGCCGGTGTCGTCCACCAGCGGGCCGCCGACGGTGGCCGCGTCGTCGACGCCGTCCAGCACGATCGCCCCGCCGTCCAGGACGGCCCCGCCGGCCAGGGACAGGCTCCTGCCGTAGCCGGAGGTGGTGTCGGCGACAGTGCTGCCGCTGCCGAGGGAGGAGTCCCAGTTGGCGACCAGCTCCGCCCCGGCGAACTGCTCCGAGGTGAGCAGACGCGCCTCGTCGGCGATCTCCTTCTCCGTCAGTGCTCCCTGCCAGATGGTGATCTCGTCCACGGAACCGTGCATGAAGTCCTTGTACGCGTCGGCGTGCATCGTCCGGCCGATCTCCAGCGGGCCCTCCGCCTTCCACGCCGTGCCGGTGGCGGCCGTCGACTGCAGGACACCGTTGACGAAGAGGCTGACCTTCTTCTGTTCCGCGTCGAACACCGCGGCCACATGGGTCCACACCCCGCGCGGGGTCGGCTGCTTCGCCTTCGCCTCGGCGAACGAACCCTCCTTCGAGAGGACGCGCACGCTCCAGACATTGGAGCCCCCGCCGCCGTACGACACGTACAGCGGGCTGTACTTCTGGCTGAAGGGGCCCGGGTTCGGCGTCTGGCTGAGCAGGGTCAGGGTGTGATTGGCGGCCGGGTCCACCCGCGCCCAGGACGCGACCGTGTAGGAGGAAGCGGTGTCCAGCACGGGGCCACCGGTGGCCGCGAAGTCGTCCGTGCCGTCCAGGACGAGGCCCTTGTCGGTGACCGTGCTCTCCAGGGGCACGCCTTGGGCGTCGTGCGTGAGGAGCCCGCGCCGCCCGCGGCTGTCCCGCACGGCACCGGCGCTCAGCGTGGCGTCGTCGCGGCCGTCGGCCGTGGCGGAGTCCAGCGCGGCGCCGTTGTCCTCGGTGAAGTGCCAGCGGCCGACGGGGACGTCACGCGCGGCGACCTGGAAGCTCACTACCGTCTGTGCACCGGAGCGGCCCAGTTCGTCCACCGCCTTGACGTACAGGTTGACGGTGCCCGAGCTCTGGGGCGTGAAGGTCCCTTGCCAGCCAAGAAAGTAGGGAAAGCTGTAGGCATTGTCCAGTTTGGCGATCCTTTCGCAGGTCAGCAACGGCGGCAGTCCTTCGATGCACTTCGGTACGGCATCGATCCAGTTACCGTTCTGGGACAGTCGGTACTGGTACTCGGTCTTGTTGGACTCCCCCTCAACGCGCTTGAAGGTGAAGGTGGCCTTCTGGCCCGGTCCGCCGGCCGCCGTGCAACTGTTCGCGGTGCACTTGCTGTACGGGCTGCCGATGGTGACCTGGGGGGCCTTGGGCGCCGTGGGATCGACCTTGAAGTAGCAGTAGCCGCTCGTCGAGGCGTTCGACGGCCCCGACAGGTAGCTGCCGCCGCTGTTGTAGTACGAGCGGACCCAGGCCCGGTACCGGTACAGCTTGCTCTCGGTCAGCGTCGACCAGGAGATCGTCTGCTTCTTCCCGTCGCCCGCATACCCGGTGGAGGGCCGCAGGTCGCCGTTGCCGGCCAGGGTGTCCGACCAGGTGCCGTCGCTGTTCTTGTGGTCGATGTCGAAGTAGACGCGCAGCTGAGCTTCCTTCTCCCCGCCGGGAGCGGTCTGGGTGGTCGCGGCCAGCGACGGGGTCGGGTCGGAGACGATGGCCGGGTTCGATGAGCTCGTCTCGCACACGGTGCCCGAACCGGTCACCAGGCCGATGCCGGTGGGTTTGGCGGGCAGGCCCACGAAGGAGACTTCGAGGACGGCGTCGTTGCGGAACCGTTTCCATGCGGAGGTGTCCGACTCATCGTGTGCCTTGACCAGCAGCGTCAGCCGGGAGAACTTGCCCGCGGCGAAGTCCCGCACGGTCGGGGTGAGGTTCTCGTTCGTCTCTTCCGGGTTGTCGTTGAACTCGATCGGTGCGTCCGGCGAATCGGGATCGCACAGCGACCCGCGGCCGGCCGAAACATGCCGGTCGCCCATCAGGTCCAGGTGTTTGGGACGTGACGACCACGTAGTGGAGGAGGAGATGTTGCTGGTGCGGACCAGGTCCACCCAGCGCGGGTCGCACTGGAACGCCCACGGCTCGGTCACCCGGAACGTGGCGTCCAGGACATGTTTGCCCTTCAGACTGGCCGGCGAGAACTCGAAGTACAGGCGCTGGACATAGCCGGGCCCGCAGTAGTAGCCGTTCCACGTGCCGCACTTGCCCACCCCCTTGCCCAGGTCGTCCTCGCCGTTGCCCCAGCCGTAAGATTCATAGCCGTCCGAGCGCAGCAGGGTGCGCTCCGACTCGTCCCACGTCACCGACGGGTCGATGAACAGCGGAAAGGCCGACTCCTCGGTGGAGGTGAGCATGTCCGTGTCCGGGATCACCGACAGGGAGTTCTTGCCGACCTCGACGTCCATCCGGGCCACCGTGTCGCCTTGACCCGGCTCCAGGCCCGAGCCGGACGGCGCCGCCTCCGCCGGGTCCGACGGGGCGCTGTCCCCCGTTTCCTCGGTCGCGGTCACCAGCTGCGACGCACCGGCGTTGCCCGTGCCAGCCGAGTCCCACATCTGTGCCGGTGGCGCCCGGAACACGGTGAGGCCGTTGCCGTCGACCGCGGCCAGATTGCCGGCCGCGCCCTCTTCGACCGTGAGGTTCTCGGTCTCCAGGCCGAAGGTGAGCTTCTGCAGCTCCTTGCTTGCCGCCGCTTCGAGGGTCTTGACCACCAGGACGTGCTGGAAGCTCTCCGGGGTGGCCGTCACCTTCAGATCGACGTCCGGCAGCACCTCCGGATACACGGCGCTGGGGCCGTCCAGACGTGGAGCGGGCAGCGTGCCCGGCCAGTCCAGCGTCAGCGACCGGCCCCCGTCCTCGATCCGCGCCAGCGGGCCGGCGTTGCCGCCGCCGGAAAATGCCATCGCCACTGCGGCGCCCCTCGGGCCCACCGTGCCGTCCGCCCGCCTCTCCAGCGTCGCGTCCGGCGCCTGCCAGCCACCGTCGGCACCCTCGACACGGACCGGAACGACCGACTCCTCCAGCGTGAACGTGTAACCGTCGGGGTTGGCGAACACCGTGGTGCGCTCCGTGCGCTCCCCCGTCACCTCCACTCGCCGACCGGACTCCTGCGCCTCCTGCAGCGCCTTCTGCCCCTCCGACAACGACTCAGTGTCCGGCGCCGCGTCCTGCGCGAAGGCCACTGGGCCGGGCACCAGGGCAACGACCACCGCAGCGCAGATCGCCGCAGCCCTCCCCGCCCTCATGCTCAGGTCGCGCCTGCTATCCGGTCCTGCGGGGCGACTGCCCCGCCCGGACCCGACAGATCTCCCGCCCTGCAACCGGGTCCACATCCCCGCCACACTCCACCCACAGTGATCACATAAATGACCCGAGTAACTAACTTCATAACGGTGTGTCAGGTCAACGGCCAGGAAACGGGCATCGCCACGCCAAGTTCCGGAATGCCATGTGAT
Coding sequences within it:
- a CDS encoding LamG domain-containing protein is translated as MRAGRAAAICAAVVVALVPGPVAFAQDAAPDTESLSEGQKALQEAQESGRRVEVTGERTERTTVFANPDGYTFTLEESVVPVRVEGADGGWQAPDATLERRADGTVGPRGAAVAMAFSGGGNAGPLARIEDGGRSLTLDWPGTLPAPRLDGPSAVYPEVLPDVDLKVTATPESFQHVLVVKTLEAAASKELQKLTFGLETENLTVEEGAAGNLAAVDGNGLTVFRAPPAQMWDSAGTGNAGASQLVTATEETGDSAPSDPAEAAPSGSGLEPGQGDTVARMDVEVGKNSLSVIPDTDMLTSTEESAFPLFIDPSVTWDESERTLLRSDGYESYGWGNGEDDLGKGVGKCGTWNGYYCGPGYVQRLYFEFSPASLKGKHVLDATFRVTEPWAFQCDPRWVDLVRTSNISSSTTWSSRPKHLDLMGDRHVSAGRGSLCDPDSPDAPIEFNDNPEETNENLTPTVRDFAAGKFSRLTLLVKAHDESDTSAWKRFRNDAVLEVSFVGLPAKPTGIGLVTGSGTVCETSSSNPAIVSDPTPSLAATTQTAPGGEKEAQLRVYFDIDHKNSDGTWSDTLAGNGDLRPSTGYAGDGKKQTISWSTLTESKLYRYRAWVRSYYNSGGSYLSGPSNASTSGYCYFKVDPTAPKAPQVTIGSPYSKCTANSCTAAGGPGQKATFTFKRVEGESNKTEYQYRLSQNGNWIDAVPKCIEGLPPLLTCERIAKLDNAYSFPYFLGWQGTFTPQSSGTVNLYVKAVDELGRSGAQTVVSFQVAARDVPVGRWHFTEDNGAALDSATADGRDDATLSAGAVRDSRGRRGLLTHDAQGVPLESTVTDKGLVLDGTDDFAATGGPVLDTASSYTVASWARVDPAANHTLTLLSQTPNPGPFSQKYSPLYVSYGGGGSNVWSVRVLSKEGSFAEAKAKQPTPRGVWTHVAAVFDAEQKKVSLFVNGVLQSTAATGTAWKAEGPLEIGRTMHADAYKDFMHGSVDEITIWQGALTEKEIADEARLLTSEQFAGAELVANWDSSLGSGSTVADTTSGYGRSLSLAGGAVLDGGAIVLDGVDDAATVGGPLVDDTGSFTVTTRAELDGAKLAAKKVGYTGQILGQRTADGSAWGLWYQITGKETVLDEETLEERTVPTGKWHFGRLNADGTFSSVVSNEGAMADSVVRLTGIFDAQTGTIGLYLGRNQNGDDLMFTAKAGTGDFAVGKGFTNSVWQHHLPSRIEEVRVWAGAMGGPDQIDTLVGD